In Castor canadensis chromosome 11, mCasCan1.hap1v2, whole genome shotgun sequence, a single genomic region encodes these proteins:
- the Snrpe gene encoding small nuclear ribonucleoprotein E: MAYRGQGQKVQKVMVQPINLIFRYLQNRSRIQVWLYEQVNMRIEGCIIGFDEYMNLVLDDAEEIHSKTKSRKQLGRIMLKGDNITLLQSVSN, encoded by the exons ATGGCGTACCGAGGCCAGGGCCAAAAGGTGCAGAAAGTGATGGTGCAGCCCATC AACCTCATCTTCAGATACTTGCAAAAT AGATCTCGGATTCAGGTGTGGCTCTATGAGCAAGTGAATATGCGGATAGAAGGCTGTATTATT GGTTTTGATGAGTACATGAACCTTGTGTTAGATGATGCAGAAgaaattcattcaaaaacaaagTCAAGAAAACAACTGG gtCGGATCATGCTAAAAGGAGATAATATCACTCTGCTACAAAGTGTCTCCAACTAG